Proteins from one Oscillatoria nigro-viridis PCC 7112 genomic window:
- a CDS encoding DUF4347 domain-containing protein, with protein sequence MKNLWCNYSSPIHKSSSDRRDTDCLKPSLIGASLVGDLASDISCLTKASRSVKTKHKKHLVCIDPRVDNYQHLANGVKPGTEIIVLDKTLDGVEQITEILAKRSLIASLQIVAHGNEASVQLGSTLLKDENLPKYDRHLQQWGNALSEKADILLLACRVGAGKSGIAFVQKLRELTGANIAASNNLIGSAKLGGNWQLNVTAGRVKTAIAFETKTQETYSAVLITLVDESFQDASLIGPWISGVSGTTDAPALTAGTGTESFPGLNIDPIGSGALRLTSRSFDQSTFAIYNSPVPASSGLKIVFDIFAYNGTARPNLPSNLTGDGINFFLIDGTVTPTKAGGYGGSLGYAQNTDDNQSGLLGGYLGIGFDEFGNFSTQNEGRVGGIPGGIRPDSVTLRGSEAREYQFLTSNFVPGGIDNIPNPVTPPINAITTTREPARRRVQVILEPPTFETPNSRQLTVSFDLNNNGSFTDVGETIIDIGDLEAINGPIPPTFKFGFAGSTGDATNIHDVRTLSIQTIDVPLTTADVATTKKGPPAAAPGSPITYTITTVNNGPNPAENVLLEDQLPRGAVFGSADGGGTFNETTRLVTWPTIPNLPVGASATRTVTVTAPTTLGAITNSVFSSSNTIDPVPANNSGSSPEARVTTTITNDSADVVTVKTGPATAAAGSTVTYTITAANSGPSAATNVAIADSIVPGLTGVSVSDGGSYNGTTGIVTWTAIPSLASAASANRTVSFAVPVTGGTVANTASSTSTSPDPNPANNNGSEPGATVTTSIADSADVVTVKTGPATAAAGSTVTYTITAANSGPSAATNVAIADSIVPGLTGVSVSDGGSYNGTTGIVTWTAIPSLASAASANRTVSFAVPVTGGTVANTASSTSTSPDPNPANNNGSEPGATVTTSIAVAPTPPPPPTPTPTPANQPPIASNVNLEIAPSSTLAIAGLGGSDPDGSIASFTINTLPPANEGLIFLGNPDTGGRIVTAGQILTPADIKQLFFQSTANFTTANFTYSATDNQGATSPASATVSAILPNEPTPTPTPTPEPTPTPPTPPTPTPAPEPTPTPPTPPTPTPAPEPTPIPPTPAPTPTPAPEPTPIPPTPAPTPTPAPEPTPTPPTPAPTPPTPTPAPIPAPEPTPPTPPTPPTPPTPPTPPTPTPPTPTPTPAPTPTPRFNPVPEPDTGCGCQPLPQQPGIALIPPQPQPLLNFDSNAAQLTDIQNTILGTEANDSLTGNQTNQLFLSRRGDDTVLGEAGSDIIYGEQQPDYIAAGKGNDIVYSGKDRDVVFGGKAGDRIFGDRNGDTLYGDRGGDTIVGDNGNNIDLTGHDGDLIFGGDSGDAIAGNQGSDTVYSGKAGDIAYGGKQDDLIWGDKGPDTLTGDSGNDSVFGGVHNSLDSDPDGFDLLTGGNGNDLLNGQEQDDTLIGGSGRDVVFGGKAGDRIFGETDSDTLYGNQGSDTIIGDYGTQPGSTVATDEGDLIFGNDTGDLIGGGSGNDSIFAGKANDLVYGGKDSDRIWGELGSDTIVGDEGDDSLYGGLQNQLVSDVDGRDLLFGGEGNDFQGGGESSDSLSGGLGNDTLRGGKDDDLVQGDAGNDLMYGDSGSDILCGDEGNDTIFGDRGENLRGAVGFGTQQDCINGGSGDDLLYGNEGQDTLNGDEGNDTLNGGKDRDILNGGVGDDWLFGDGGDDTLIGGMGNDRLVLSANGGLDTVLNFSVGSDKFVLAGGLSFDSLQIQSTANATLLQVAATGQVLAQVFGADNSLTSLDFLTLSS encoded by the coding sequence ATGAAAAATTTATGGTGCAACTACTCTTCGCCAATTCACAAATCAAGTTCCGATCGCCGCGACACCGACTGCCTAAAACCTTCTTTGATTGGGGCGTCCTTAGTCGGCGATCTGGCGAGCGATATTTCCTGTTTAACAAAAGCGAGTCGGAGCGTCAAGACTAAACATAAAAAACATTTAGTTTGCATCGACCCGAGGGTAGATAATTATCAGCATCTTGCCAACGGAGTCAAACCGGGGACAGAGATAATTGTCCTCGATAAAACTCTGGACGGAGTAGAACAAATTACCGAGATTCTAGCTAAACGCAGCTTAATTGCCAGCCTTCAGATAGTTGCTCACGGCAATGAAGCTTCCGTGCAACTGGGGTCAACTTTACTGAAGGATGAAAACTTACCAAAGTACGATCGGCATTTGCAGCAGTGGGGAAATGCCTTAAGCGAAAAAGCCGATATTTTATTATTAGCGTGCAGGGTTGGGGCGGGAAAATCAGGGATTGCTTTCGTGCAGAAGCTGAGAGAATTAACAGGCGCAAATATAGCGGCTTCCAACAATTTAATTGGCAGTGCAAAATTAGGAGGAAACTGGCAATTAAATGTTACAGCAGGACGAGTAAAAACCGCAATAGCCTTTGAAACAAAAACGCAGGAAACTTACAGCGCTGTCCTCATTACTTTAGTTGATGAAAGTTTTCAAGATGCAAGTCTAATAGGGCCTTGGATATCTGGGGTCAGCGGCACGACAGACGCTCCCGCTTTAACAGCAGGAACCGGAACGGAGAGTTTTCCGGGTTTGAACATCGACCCGATCGGCAGCGGGGCTTTGAGATTAACTTCAAGAAGTTTTGACCAATCTACTTTTGCCATCTATAACAGTCCAGTACCAGCCAGCAGCGGCCTTAAAATTGTCTTCGATATATTTGCCTACAACGGCACTGCACGTCCGAATTTACCCAGTAATTTGACAGGGGACGGCATAAATTTCTTTTTAATTGACGGTACTGTGACGCCAACAAAAGCTGGAGGCTATGGAGGTTCTCTCGGCTACGCCCAAAATACAGACGACAATCAGTCCGGTTTACTCGGAGGTTATTTAGGAATTGGATTTGATGAATTCGGAAATTTTTCAACTCAAAATGAAGGGCGTGTAGGTGGAATTCCGGGAGGGATTAGACCAGACTCGGTAACGCTTCGAGGTAGCGAAGCTAGGGAATATCAGTTTTTAACTTCTAACTTTGTGCCGGGGGGAATAGATAATATTCCCAATCCCGTAACTCCGCCGATCAACGCCATTACTACCACTCGCGAACCAGCCAGAAGAAGAGTTCAAGTTATTTTGGAACCTCCCACTTTTGAAACGCCCAACAGTCGTCAGCTTACTGTTAGCTTCGATCTCAACAATAATGGTTCGTTTACAGATGTGGGCGAGACTATTATCGACATTGGCGATTTAGAGGCAATAAACGGGCCCATCCCGCCAACATTCAAATTTGGTTTTGCTGGTTCAACGGGAGACGCAACAAATATTCACGACGTTCGCACTTTGTCGATCCAAACTATAGACGTGCCGCTTACTACAGCAGATGTTGCGACAACGAAAAAAGGCCCGCCCGCTGCGGCACCCGGCAGCCCCATTACTTACACAATTACGACAGTAAATAACGGCCCGAACCCGGCCGAAAACGTGCTGCTTGAAGACCAACTGCCCCGAGGGGCAGTATTTGGCAGTGCCGACGGCGGCGGCACTTTCAACGAGACAACGAGACTGGTAACCTGGCCAACTATTCCGAATTTACCTGTAGGGGCCAGCGCCACCCGTACCGTAACCGTTACCGCCCCAACTACACTCGGCGCTATTACAAACAGTGTATTCAGCAGCAGCAACACGATCGATCCCGTACCCGCCAACAACAGCGGCAGCAGTCCGGAGGCGCGAGTCACCACCACTATCACGAACGATAGCGCCGATGTAGTGACGGTGAAAACCGGGCCCGCTACTGCGGCGGCAGGCTCGACAGTCACCTACACAATTACGGCGGCTAACAGTGGGCCGAGTGCAGCAACCAATGTGGCGATCGCCGACAGCATTGTTCCGGGGTTAACAGGAGTCAGCGTGTCGGACGGCGGAAGTTACAACGGAACTACAGGTATTGTGACTTGGACGGCGATCCCATCCCTAGCCAGCGCCGCCAGCGCCAACAGAACCGTCAGTTTCGCAGTTCCCGTCACCGGCGGCACCGTCGCCAACACTGCTAGCAGCACCTCAACGAGTCCAGACCCCAATCCTGCCAACAACAACGGCAGCGAGCCCGGCGCAACTGTTACCACCAGCATCGCCGATAGCGCTGATGTAGTGACGGTGAAAACCGGGCCCGCTACTGCGGCGGCAGGCTCGACAGTCACCTACACAATTACGGCGGCTAACAGTGGGCCGAGTGCAGCAACCAATGTGGCGATCGCCGACAGCATTGTTCCGGGGTTAACAGGAGTCAGCGTGTCGGACGGCGGAAGTTACAACGGAACTACAGGTATTGTGACTTGGACGGCGATCCCATCCCTAGCCAGCGCCGCCAGCGCCAACAGAACCGTCAGTTTCGCAGTTCCCGTCACCGGCGGCACCGTCGCCAACACTGCTAGCAGCACCTCAACGAGTCCAGACCCCAATCCTGCCAACAACAACGGCAGCGAGCCCGGCGCAACTGTTACCACCAGCATCGCCGTTGCCCCGACTCCCCCACCCCCACCGACTCCGACTCCGACTCCCGCCAACCAACCACCGATAGCTAGCAACGTCAACCTCGAAATTGCCCCCAGCAGCACTTTGGCGATCGCAGGACTCGGAGGAAGCGACCCCGACGGGTCGATCGCATCCTTCACCATCAACACCCTCCCACCAGCAAATGAAGGGCTGATATTTTTAGGCAATCCCGATACTGGCGGCCGGATTGTCACCGCCGGTCAAATTCTGACACCTGCTGACATTAAGCAATTATTTTTCCAATCGACCGCCAACTTTACAACAGCAAATTTCACCTACAGCGCTACAGACAACCAGGGCGCTACCAGCCCCGCCAGCGCTACTGTGTCTGCCATTCTCCCGAACGAACCAACACCAACACCAACACCAACACCGGAACCAACACCCACACCACCCACACCACCAACACCAACACCAGCGCCGGAACCAACACCCACACCACCCACACCACCAACACCAACACCAGCGCCGGAACCAACACCCATACCACCCACACCGGCCCCAACACCAACACCAGCGCCGGAACCAACACCCATACCACCCACACCGGCCCCAACACCAACACCAGCGCCGGAACCAACACCCACACCACCCACACCAGCCCCAACACCACCAACACCCACACCCGCGCCGATACCAGCCCCGGAACCAACACCACCAACACCACCAACACCACCAACACCACCAACACCACCAACACCACCAACACCAACACCACCAACACCCACACCAACACCCGCGCCCACACCAACCCCCAGATTCAACCCAGTACCCGAACCCGATACCGGTTGCGGTTGTCAACCACTGCCCCAGCAGCCTGGGATCGCATTGATCCCCCCCCAGCCACAGCCCCTACTCAACTTCGACTCCAACGCCGCCCAACTCACCGACATCCAAAACACAATTCTCGGAACCGAGGCCAACGATTCCTTAACAGGAAACCAAACCAACCAACTGTTTCTCTCCCGACGCGGCGACGACACAGTGTTAGGTGAAGCAGGCAGCGATATCATATACGGCGAACAACAGCCAGATTACATAGCAGCCGGTAAGGGCAACGACATCGTTTACTCAGGCAAAGATCGCGATGTCGTATTCGGCGGCAAAGCAGGCGATCGCATTTTTGGCGATCGCAATGGAGACACCTTGTACGGCGATCGCGGTGGCGACACCATAGTCGGCGACAACGGCAACAACATCGACTTGACCGGTCACGACGGCGACTTGATTTTCGGCGGTGATTCAGGCGATGCCATTGCAGGCAACCAAGGTTCCGACACCGTTTACTCCGGCAAAGCTGGCGACATCGCCTACGGTGGCAAACAAGACGACCTGATTTGGGGTGACAAAGGCCCAGACACCCTGACCGGCGACAGCGGAAACGATTCTGTGTTCGGCGGCGTTCACAACTCCCTCGATAGCGACCCCGACGGCTTCGATTTGCTGACAGGAGGCAATGGCAACGACTTACTTAACGGCCAAGAACAAGACGACACCTTGATTGGTGGCAGCGGACGGGATGTGGTGTTTGGAGGCAAAGCGGGCGATCGCATTTTTGGCGAAACTGACTCGGATACTCTCTACGGCAATCAAGGTTCCGACACCATCATCGGCGACTACGGCACTCAACCGGGCAGTACAGTTGCCACGGATGAAGGCGATTTAATTTTCGGCAACGACACCGGCGATCTCATCGGCGGTGGCAGCGGTAACGATAGCATTTTTGCCGGCAAAGCTAATGACTTAGTTTACGGTGGCAAAGACAGCGACAGGATTTGGGGCGAACTCGGTTCGGATACCATTGTCGGGGATGAGGGGGACGATTCGCTTTACGGTGGTTTGCAAAACCAGTTAGTGTCCGATGTGGATGGCCGCGACTTGCTATTTGGGGGAGAGGGGAATGATTTTCAGGGCGGGGGTGAGAGTTCCGATTCTCTCAGCGGGGGTTTGGGTAACGATACCCTTCGCGGTGGCAAGGATGACGACTTGGTACAGGGAGATGCGGGCAACGATTTGATGTACGGCGACTCGGGCAGCGATATTTTGTGCGGCGATGAGGGTAACGATACTATTTTTGGCGATCGCGGGGAAAATCTGCGAGGCGCTGTGGGTTTTGGCACTCAGCAAGACTGTATTAATGGTGGCAGCGGCGATGATTTGTTATACGGCAATGAGGGTCAAGATACTCTTAACGGCGATGAGGGTAATGACACCCTCAACGGCGGGAAAGATAGGGATATTCTCAACGGAGGTGTTGGGGATGACTGGCTGTTTGGCGATGGGGGAGATGATACTTTGATTGGGGGTATGGGGAACGATCGTTTGGTGTTAAGCGCTAATGGCGGTTTGGATACTGTGCTCAATTTTTCTGTAGGAAGTGATAAGTTTGTTCTGGCTGGTGGCTTGAGTTTTGACTCGTTGCAAATTCAGTCTACGGCGAATGCCACGCTGCTGCAAGTGGCGGCGACTGGTCAGGTTTTGGCTCAGGTTTTTGGGGCCGATAATTCTCTGACTTCTCTCGATTTTCTCACTCTTTCTTCTTGA
- a CDS encoding NUDIX hydrolase — translation MKNLTKWKLLRSRFVINNKWCQVRQDEIELPNGQIIDDFFVNVRPNIALVFATTEQQELVLVRQYRHGVGEILLELPAGSFNPAEESGKSAAARELAEETGYVAEEILELATLYDNPVKDTNSIYLYFAKNVKLASKVELDITEDIEVVLVPISEVLVKIKRREICVSGSIAAIFLGLEFLNKQR, via the coding sequence ATGAAAAATTTAACTAAATGGAAATTATTGCGATCGCGCTTCGTTATTAACAACAAGTGGTGTCAGGTTAGACAAGATGAAATAGAATTGCCAAACGGACAAATTATAGACGATTTTTTTGTTAATGTCCGACCCAATATCGCCCTAGTATTTGCCACGACAGAGCAGCAAGAACTTGTATTAGTGCGCCAATACAGGCACGGAGTCGGCGAAATTTTGCTGGAACTGCCTGCCGGATCTTTCAATCCTGCTGAAGAAAGCGGGAAATCGGCAGCGGCCAGAGAACTTGCCGAAGAAACGGGATATGTTGCTGAAGAAATTTTGGAACTAGCAACCTTATATGATAACCCCGTAAAAGACACCAATTCTATATACCTATACTTTGCTAAAAATGTCAAGCTTGCCAGCAAAGTAGAATTAGATATTACAGAAGATATTGAAGTAGTTTTAGTTCCCATTTCCGAAGTTTTAGTGAAAATAAAAAGGCGAGAAATTTGTGTATCAGGAAGCATCGCAGCTATTTTTTTAGGATTAGAATTTTTGAATAAACAGCGGTAA
- a CDS encoding AMIN domain-containing protein, which yields MPYKKLPRKFWADLQKLTVNSLPAGLFAIESLSLSLAAVAAVASVPATLERANASTVTSWQFDPATNQLEITLPEGTTPKYSLLNPSQIAVDLPNTEIGVDATQLYPQGRVRSVGVTQLQPGTARILVNLAPGVGFRAGQVQFQRSGVENRWVLRPSIEPTPIMETSETQPQPARKVPQNQPPTDSNSTAATEVDRAEPPTSLNPATNSSQPPTPNDQIQPITVPLVNVRLEERRGVQAAALPHGVPQIRAAAAPEQRTLTFGEPLPRGRSNAPLQAAAGANVLLPAGTELSLLYPGDRALRLARAKPSREEVLLLQGGIFDSRGNTIVPANTPVIGRFETTNLGSRFVVEAISLNGRNIPLLARSEPVGGRRQQPSDRSLLRNTGIGGLALFLLSGFSGIGLLAGAAGGVATTYVAAPQPATIQPGQILQVQLTEDFPQLGF from the coding sequence ATGCCATACAAAAAATTACCGCGAAAATTTTGGGCAGACTTACAAAAATTGACTGTTAATTCTCTACCAGCGGGATTGTTTGCGATCGAGTCACTGAGTCTGAGTCTAGCAGCCGTCGCCGCAGTTGCATCAGTGCCCGCAACACTGGAACGAGCAAATGCTTCTACAGTCACAAGTTGGCAATTCGATCCGGCGACAAATCAGCTAGAAATTACTCTCCCAGAGGGAACAACCCCCAAATATTCTCTACTCAACCCGTCTCAGATTGCTGTGGATTTACCCAATACTGAGATCGGAGTAGATGCAACTCAGCTATACCCGCAAGGCAGAGTGCGTTCTGTGGGGGTGACTCAACTTCAACCGGGGACGGCGAGAATTCTGGTCAATTTGGCTCCTGGAGTCGGTTTCAGGGCAGGGCAAGTTCAATTCCAAAGAAGCGGGGTAGAAAATCGCTGGGTGTTGCGTCCTTCGATCGAACCGACTCCAATTATGGAAACTTCCGAAACTCAACCCCAGCCTGCAAGAAAAGTACCGCAAAACCAGCCGCCGACAGATTCCAACTCAACTGCTGCCACAGAGGTCGATCGAGCTGAGCCTCCTACTTCCCTGAATCCCGCTACAAATTCTTCGCAGCCGCCAACTCCCAATGACCAAATCCAGCCGATAACAGTGCCTTTAGTCAATGTTCGCCTTGAGGAACGCCGTGGGGTACAAGCTGCTGCTCTACCCCACGGCGTTCCTCAAATAAGGGCTGCCGCAGCGCCGGAACAGCGGACGCTTACTTTTGGGGAACCGCTTCCTCGCGGACGATCTAATGCTCCTTTGCAGGCTGCGGCTGGGGCGAATGTTTTGTTGCCGGCGGGCACGGAGCTCAGTTTGCTATACCCCGGCGATCGGGCTTTGCGCCTTGCCCGTGCGAAGCCCAGCCGAGAGGAAGTGCTGCTGCTGCAAGGGGGAATTTTCGACAGTCGCGGCAATACGATCGTACCTGCTAATACGCCGGTCATCGGTCGGTTTGAAACAACGAACCTCGGCAGTCGATTTGTGGTCGAAGCTATTAGTCTCAACGGCCGCAATATCCCTCTCTTGGCTCGCTCAGAACCCGTGGGAGGCCGCCGGCAACAGCCTTCCGATCGCAGTTTGTTGCGAAATACTGGTATTGGTGGCTTAGCTTTGTTCTTGCTGAGCGGCTTTTCCGGTATCGGTTTGTTGGCGGGAGCAGCCGGTGGTGTTGCTACAACTTACGTCGCTGCTCCTCAACCTGCTACGATTCAACCCGGTCAAATTTTGCAAGTTCAGTTAACCGAAGATTTCCCCCAGTTAGGTTTTTGA
- a CDS encoding DUF3172 domain-containing protein, with amino-acid sequence MKRKPKSYNDRFSGDPSRGDEDSDYSGSFGGQSRRQPQSGKPSFLNSATLGILTAVFILGIGIGIAFSSTATISPENVASREFIDRSAPNPELCVQFGASAMVTDMRLYVTLNPFNVYISQPSMRPGCVLRTNNWAILEQRKLISQNQVRECKNRMNTFGFTGPLEAQPEINCIYQNDGAKNLFLNQPGSIAPTTEGQNF; translated from the coding sequence ATGAAACGCAAACCTAAATCCTACAACGACAGATTCAGCGGCGACCCATCCCGAGGAGATGAAGACTCCGACTACTCCGGCTCCTTTGGCGGACAGTCGCGGCGTCAACCTCAGTCCGGCAAACCCTCTTTCCTCAATTCCGCCACCCTAGGGATTTTAACAGCCGTCTTTATTCTGGGAATTGGGATTGGCATTGCCTTTAGCTCCACAGCTACAATTAGCCCAGAGAACGTAGCCTCCCGCGAATTTATCGATCGCAGCGCCCCGAACCCAGAACTTTGCGTGCAGTTTGGAGCAAGCGCGATGGTGACAGATATGCGCCTCTACGTCACCCTCAACCCCTTCAACGTCTACATCTCGCAGCCGAGTATGCGCCCCGGATGCGTGCTGCGAACCAATAACTGGGCAATTCTCGAACAAAGAAAACTCATCAGCCAAAACCAAGTGCGAGAGTGCAAAAATCGCATGAACACCTTTGGCTTCACCGGCCCCCTGGAAGCTCAACCGGAAATTAACTGTATCTACCAAAACGACGGCGCTAAAAACCTGTTCCTCAACCAACCGGGTTCGATAGCTCCAACTACTGAAGGTCAAAATTTCTAA
- the clpS gene encoding ATP-dependent Clp protease adapter ClpS encodes MSVEIIQKPSTVRKLAPRYRVLLHNDDFNPMEYVVQTLMATVPSLTQPQAVNVMMEAHTNGMGLVIVCALEHAEFYAETLNNHGLSSSIEPDD; translated from the coding sequence GTGTCTGTCGAAATTATTCAAAAGCCTTCCACAGTCCGCAAGCTTGCACCGCGCTACCGCGTTCTGCTGCACAATGATGATTTCAATCCTATGGAGTACGTGGTGCAGACATTGATGGCGACGGTACCGAGTCTGACTCAGCCACAGGCGGTAAATGTGATGATGGAAGCCCATACTAACGGGATGGGATTGGTGATTGTTTGCGCTCTCGAACACGCTGAGTTTTACGCTGAAACGCTCAACAATCACGGATTGAGCAGCAGCATCGAACCTGACGATTAG
- a CDS encoding RNA recognition motif domain-containing protein translates to MSIYVGNLSYQVTQEDITTVFAEYGTVKRVHLPTDRETSRPRGFGFVEMSTDAEEDAAISALDGAEWMGRDLKVNKAKPREDEGGRGGNRGGGPGKFGRAGGGGGGRY, encoded by the coding sequence ATGTCGATATACGTCGGTAACTTATCCTACCAAGTTACCCAAGAAGACATCACCACCGTCTTCGCCGAATACGGAACCGTTAAGCGAGTACATCTACCTACCGACAGAGAAACCAGTCGCCCCCGCGGCTTCGGTTTTGTAGAAATGTCCACAGATGCAGAAGAAGATGCAGCCATTAGTGCTCTCGACGGAGCAGAGTGGATGGGTCGCGACCTCAAAGTTAACAAAGCTAAGCCCCGCGAAGATGAAGGCGGCCGGGGTGGCAACCGGGGCGGCGGCCCTGGAAAATTTGGTCGCGCAGGAGGCGGCGGCGGAGGACGTTATTAA
- a CDS encoding UDP-N-acetylmuramoyl-tripeptide--D-alanyl-D-alanine ligase, with translation MVCRVSMAQLAEILTVPLPAVSEGVLTDLGTGIATDTRTLEGGEVFLALRGENFDGHQFVAKARDLGAIAAIVDRHWQEELPNFPLLRVDDTLKAYQSIARWWRDQFSIPIVAVTGSVGKTTVKELIAAVLSTKGNVLKTQYNYNNEIGVPKTLLELSPAHNYAVIEMGMRGSGEIALLSQMARPTVAVITNVGTAHIGRLGSEEAIAQAKCELLAEMPADSVAILNHDCDRLIATAAKVWQGKTLTYGLEGGDLCGQLLNHDTMLVEGVELPLPLPGRHNAVNYLAALAVGKVLGIDWEVLKQGLSVQLPDGRARRYDLPQDIVILDETYNAGLESMLAALRLLADTPGKRRIAVLGTMKELGDRAIEFHRQVGRAARDLHLDALFVFADFEEAAAMAAGAAGLPLVEVEDIARENSHEDLARHLMEFVGPGDLILFKASHSVELNRVVEKFRADLAGE, from the coding sequence ATGGTTTGTCGCGTAAGTATGGCCCAACTTGCTGAAATTTTAACTGTACCTTTGCCTGCTGTGTCTGAGGGCGTTTTGACAGATTTAGGGACAGGTATTGCCACAGATACGCGCACTCTTGAGGGGGGTGAAGTATTTTTGGCGCTGCGGGGAGAGAATTTTGACGGCCATCAATTTGTAGCAAAAGCCCGGGATTTGGGGGCGATTGCGGCGATTGTCGATCGACATTGGCAAGAGGAATTGCCTAATTTTCCGCTGTTGCGCGTTGACGATACTTTAAAAGCTTATCAGTCGATCGCCCGTTGGTGGCGCGACCAATTCAGTATACCTATAGTTGCTGTTACTGGTTCTGTAGGTAAAACTACTGTTAAAGAGTTAATTGCGGCGGTTTTGTCAACGAAGGGAAATGTTCTTAAAACTCAATATAACTACAACAATGAAATTGGCGTACCAAAAACTTTGTTGGAGCTTTCGCCGGCACACAATTATGCTGTGATTGAAATGGGAATGCGCGGCAGTGGCGAAATTGCGCTGCTGTCGCAAATGGCGCGTCCTACTGTGGCGGTAATTACTAATGTAGGAACGGCGCATATCGGGCGATTGGGTTCGGAAGAGGCGATCGCCCAAGCAAAGTGCGAACTGTTAGCCGAAATGCCTGCTGATAGCGTTGCTATTCTCAATCACGATTGTGACAGATTAATCGCAACTGCGGCCAAAGTTTGGCAGGGAAAAACTTTAACTTACGGTTTAGAAGGCGGGGATTTGTGCGGACAATTGCTTAACCATGATACCATGTTAGTAGAAGGTGTAGAATTGCCGCTGCCGCTGCCTGGACGCCACAATGCTGTAAATTATTTGGCGGCTTTGGCGGTAGGAAAAGTTTTAGGTATTGATTGGGAAGTTTTAAAGCAAGGTTTGTCTGTGCAGTTACCGGATGGACGGGCGCGCCGCTACGATTTGCCGCAGGATATTGTAATTTTGGATGAGACTTACAATGCTGGTTTGGAGTCGATGTTGGCGGCCCTGAGACTGTTAGCAGATACTCCTGGAAAGCGCCGGATTGCGGTGTTGGGGACGATGAAGGAATTGGGCGACAGGGCGATCGAATTTCACCGACAAGTGGGAAGGGCGGCGCGAGATTTGCATCTGGATGCTTTGTTTGTTTTTGCTGATTTTGAGGAAGCGGCGGCGATGGCTGCGGGTGCGGCGGGTTTGCCTCTTGTGGAGGTAGAAGATATTGCGAGGGAGAATTCCCACGAAGATTTAGCAAGGCATTTAATGGAGTTTGTCGGACCGGGCGATCTGATTTTATTTAAGGCTTCTCATTCGGTTGAGTTGAATCGAGTTGTTGAGAAATTTAGAGCTGATTTGGCGGGGGAATAG
- a CDS encoding MarR family transcriptional regulator — MNPDRLEKAGLLYREPCPSDRRGTYAVLTEA; from the coding sequence ATAAATCCCGATCGCCTGGAAAAAGCCGGACTGCTATATCGAGAACCCTGTCCGAGCGATCGGCGGGGCACCTATGCCGTGCTGACTGAGGCATGA
- a CDS encoding type II toxin-antitoxin system RelE/ParE family toxin gives MPSYELTSYAEEDLADIIEYTVNNYGIAQARDYVAALETCAENLAGSQGFYRDLKNIHPRLRVTRCQHHYIFGIMRSGSLMVVVAIYHERMDVLQRLRTRLKNPQEG, from the coding sequence ATGCCATCCTACGAACTCACCTCCTACGCAGAAGAGGATTTAGCAGATATTATCGAGTACACCGTTAACAATTACGGCATAGCCCAGGCGCGAGATTACGTTGCTGCGCTGGAAACCTGTGCTGAAAACCTTGCGGGTAGCCAGGGCTTCTATCGGGATCTGAAAAACATTCATCCCCGTTTGCGCGTAACCCGATGTCAGCACCATTATATTTTTGGCATCATGAGATCGGGAAGTCTGATGGTGGTTGTTGCTATTTATCACGAGCGGATGGATGTGCTGCAACGCCTGAGAACGCGCTTGAAAAACCCACAAGAAGGATAG
- a CDS encoding antitoxin ParD protein has protein sequence MSRITIDVTDEQHQQIKAMAAVLGKSIKEFVLERLFPSNDREEEQAWQELKELLRERIAEAERGEVSAKTFSQVLEEKLAAMGKV, from the coding sequence ATGAGCAGGATAACGATCGATGTAACAGACGAACAGCACCAGCAAATTAAGGCAATGGCGGCTGTGCTGGGCAAATCTATTAAAGAGTTTGTACTCGAAAGGCTGTTTCCTTCTAACGATCGAGAGGAAGAACAGGCTTGGCAGGAACTCAAAGAACTGCTGAGGGAGCGCATAGCGGAAGCCGAACGCGGCGAAGTATCGGCTAAGACATTCAGCCAGGTTTTGGAAGAGAAGCTGGCGGCGATGGGAAAAGTGTAA
- a CDS encoding DUF2281 domain-containing protein, whose protein sequence is MVETTILESLVKLPDSLKQEVLHYIEFLVLVSRNEVLDAYVVRGFSTQIVFLWCCRVIPK, encoded by the coding sequence ATGGTAGAAACCACCATCCTAGAAAGTCTAGTCAAGTTGCCAGATTCTCTGAAACAGGAAGTGCTGCACTATATAGAATTCTTAGTTTTAGTCAGCCGCAACGAAGTGTTGGATGCTTATGTTGTTCGTGGATTTTCGACACAGATCGTGTTTCTCTGGTGTTGCAGGGTAATCCCAAAGTAA